One genomic window of Eleginops maclovinus isolate JMC-PN-2008 ecotype Puerto Natales chromosome 12, JC_Emac_rtc_rv5, whole genome shotgun sequence includes the following:
- the ppm1f gene encoding protein phosphatase 1F — MEEAARCFLGRFVEEFPAALEAGSALPVTPLSSTACLEELHGESLELGLRLLAARGAPAGLSALLCQTALSQVLQDDLSPFHCPQEAEDHPEEEQPVVLLQSEAVQRLFLNKLISVALAWHQNLPEPPPSHARFLHCSVHAIKNTRRKMEDKHLALAEFNQLFGFKDREQCAYYAVFDGHGGVDAATYAATHLHVVLSQQDTLQSDPATALKRAFTHTDHMFRGKAKRERLRSGTTGVAVLILGQQLTVAWLGDSQATLVRKGQAVTLMEPHKPDREDEKQRIEDLGGCVTFMGCWRVNGTYAVSRAIGDFDQKPYVSGEADSFTTQLSGDEDYVLLACDGFFDAVQPSEVPQLVLDALRQSEDPEGGRDAPLERSEETVGARVAQQLVAHAKAAGSSDNITVMLVFLCPPEQLLVQNSITGPALSSTVSVGHPAD; from the exons ATGGAGGAGGCGGCCAGGTGCTTCCTGGGGAGGTTTGTGGAGGAGTTCCCAGCTGCTCTGGAGGCAGGCAGTGCGCTGCCCGTCACCCCCCTGAGCAGCACAGCCTGTCTGGAGGAGCTGCATGGAGAGAGCCTGGAGCTGGGCCTGAGGCTTCTGGCTGCCAG gggGGCTCCTGCAGGCCTCAGTGCCCTCCTCTGCCAGACAGCGCTGTCCCAGGTATTGCAGGATGACCTTTCACCTTTTCACTGCCCCCAGGAGGCTGAGGACCACCCAGAGGAGGAACAGCCAGTCGTCT TGCTTCAGTCAGAGGCAGTCCAACGTCTTTTCCTCAACAAACTTATAAGTGTGGCGCTGGCGTGGCATCAAAACCTCCCcgagccccccccctcccatgcCCGCTTCCTCCACTGCTCTGTCCATGCTATCAAGAACAcgaggaggaagatggaggaCAAACACCTGGCCCTGGCTGAGTTCAACCAGCTGTTTGGTTTCAAG GACAGAGAGCAATGTGCCTACTACGCTGTGTTTGACGGCCACGGAGGGGTGGACGCTGCTACCTACGCTGCCACGCACCTCCATGTGGTTCTGAGTCAACAGGACACCCTGCAGAGTGACCCAGCCACTGCCCTGAAGCgagccttcacacacacagaccacatGTTCAGGGGCAAAGCCAAGAGAGAG cgTCTGCGGAGCGGCACTACAGGCGTGGCCGTGCTGATCCTGGGACAGCAGCTGACTGTGGCCTGGCTGGGAGACTCTCAGGCTACACTGGTCAGAAAGGGACAAGCTGTTACGCTCATGGAGCCCCATAAACCAGACAGAGAG GATGAGAAACAGAGGATTGAGGATCTCGGTGGCTGTGTCACCTTTATGGGTTGCTGGCGTGTGAATGGAACCTATGCTGTATCCAGAGCTATAG GTGACTTTGACCAGAAGCCCTACGTGTCCGGAGAGGCTGACAGCTTTACCACCCAGCTGAGTGGGGATGAGGACTATGTGCTGCTGGCGTGCGATGGCTTTTTTGATGCAGTACAACCTTCAGAAGTCCCACAACTAGTCCTAGATGCTCTCAGGCAGTCTGAGGACCCTGAGGGTGGGCGAGACGCTCCGCTGGAACGATCTGAGGAGACTGTGGGTGCGAGAGTGGCTCAGCAGCTGGTGGCCCACGCTAAGGCAGCGGGCTCTAGTGACAACATCACCGTGATGCTCGTGTTCCTGTGCCCACCAGAGCAACTGCTGGTTCAGAACTCCATCACTGGACCGGCACTTTCCTCCACAGTATCTGTCGGACATCCTGCAGACTGA
- the LOC134873251 gene encoding LOW QUALITY PROTEIN: zinc finger BED domain-containing protein 4-like (The sequence of the model RefSeq protein was modified relative to this genomic sequence to represent the inferred CDS: inserted 1 base in 1 codon): protein KVICKLCKVHVSLGSAKSKHKNTTNLWNHLRVHHLQAYNDAQQQKAPAAAVSTSTSQPXSANHNRYVWQNSDTRSKKIDTLITEMIATDNLPFACVSCVGFQRLVAAMEPRYKLKSEKHYRTDMLEDIVGKVERKVKALISEEAGPFLSFTTDCWSGDTEALMSLTCHFIDHNWDRKQVLLNAKTMLGSHTGEYIGDMFISLLEHWDISHDRVVLVLRDSGANMVKGLRLAEIPDLSCSAHTIQLVVNDGINSQRVVLDINAKLKNIAKHFNHSVLAKQKLKKIQQELGLPEHSILQSEPTRWNSTLHMMQRMVEQKRALNNYAREYGKIATLSPDQWSKASNLIDTLEPMEEVTLEVSKSEASISCVIPSIAVLKMILQTEVPNTIGIKTLRESMLQSLQRRFQKMEDTQCLVLATLLDPRYKGHVFSEGTLDKAKRWIKEEHAVVSEQLKMATSAEEGLHSKQRRVEVEEVPGPSSVIDQMYANILGPHGSPTQESDEDHLISDQLQHYLQEPVINRQTGKPLEWWKQNASRLHLLAPLARKFLCPPPSSVPSERVFSEIGNIYDKKRSNLKGEHAEQLCFLHDNLRFLNWQY, encoded by the exons AAGGTGATCTGCAAGCTCTGTAAGGTACATGTGAGCTTGGGATCTGCAAAgagcaaacataaaaacaccacaaaccTCTGGAATCACCTGAGAGTACATCATCTCCAGGCTTACAATGATGCTCAGCAACAAAaagctccagcagctgcagtgtCTACATCCACTTCCCAAC CATCAGCCAACCATAACAGATATGTTTGGCAAAATTCAGACACCAGATCAAAGAAAATAGACACATTAATAACAGAAATGATTGCCACAGACAATCTGCCATTCGcttgtgtttcatgtgttgGATTCCAGAGGCTGGTGGCTGCAATGGAGCCCAGGTACAAATTAAAATCGGAGAAGCACTACCGCACCGACATGCTTGAGGACATAGTTGGAAAAGTGGAGAGAAAAGTCAAAGCACTAATTTCAGAGGAGGCTGGCCCTTTTTTGTCCTTCACTACAGACTGTTGGTCTGGGGACACTGAGGCTCTCATGAGTCTAACATGCCATTTCATTGACCACAACTGGGACAGGAAGCAAGTCCTcctaaatgcaaaaacaatgttagGCTCCCACACAGGGGAGTATATTGGTGACATGTTCATCAGTCTGCTGGAGCACTGGGACATCAGCCATGACAGGGTTGTACTTGTTCTCCGTGACAGTGGGGCAAACATGGTCAAAGGTCTCAGACTGGCGGAAATACCTGATCTCAGCTGCAGCGCACACACCATACAGCTTGTGGTGAATGATGGCATCAACAGTCAGCGAGTAGTGCTGGACATTAATGCCAAATTAAAGAACATCGCCAAACATTTCAACCACTCTGTTCTTGCAAAGCAGAAGCTTAAAAAAATTCAACAAGAACTTGGCCTACCAGAGCACAGCATCCTCCAGTCTGAACCCACTCGCTGGAACTCCACGCTTCATATGATGCAGAGAATGGTGGAGCAGAAGAGAGCTCTGAACAACTACGCTCGAGAGTATGGAAAAATTGCCACTCTATCCCCTGATCAATGGTCCAAAGCTTCCAATTTAATTGATACATTGGAGCCTATGGAGGAAGTCACCCTTGAGGTGAGCAAGTCAGAGGCTTCCATCTCCTGCGTCATTCCGAGCATTGCTGTGCTGAAAATGATTCTTCAGACAGAGGTGCCAAACACAATTGGGATCAAAACTCTGCGAGAGTCAATGCTGCAAAGCTTACAGAGAAGATTCCAAAAGATGGAGGACACACAATGTCTAGTGCTCGCAACACTCCTGGACCCTCGCTATAAGGGCCATGTCTTTTCAGAGGGCACACTTGATAAAGCAAAAAGGTGGATAAAGGAGGAGCATGCTGTTGTGTCTGAACAGCTGAAGATGGCCACAAGTGCAGAAGAAGGACTACACTCGAAACAGAGAAGGGTGGAAGTTGAGGAAGTACCTGGTCCCTCCAGTGTCATTGACCAAATGTATGCCAACATCTTGGGACCTCATGGATCTCCTACTCAGGAGAGTGATGAAGACCACCTTATATCTGACCAGCTGCAGCACTACCTCCAGGAGCCAGTGATAAATAGGCAGACTGGTAAACCGCTAGAATGGTGGAAGCAAAATGCATCCCGTCTACACCTTCTTGCACCACTAGCAAGAAAATTCCTTTGTCCACCCCCTTCCTCAGTTCCCAGCGAGAGGGTGTTTAGTGAGATTGGGAACATTTATGACAAGAAGAGGAGCAACCTCAAGGGCGAACATGCCGAACAGTTGTGTTTCCTACATGACAACCTCCGTTTCTTGAACTGGCAGTATTGA